From Pseudoalteromonas rubra, one genomic window encodes:
- a CDS encoding sodium-dependent transporter, with the protein MAQVREGFQSRLGFVLAAAGAAVGLGNIWGFPTQAANHGGGAFLLVYFIVIFLLALPALYTELYLGHQAQANPVKALKQAWQEKQPKIGASAGYIGLAGAIVMLSFYSIVAGWMLAHSLEPLARLVGWDAASAFLSGDSTLRNFIFTPMMLLLTAGIILQGVKSGIETWSRRLMPVLLMLLVALIAYMGTLEGASAGFKAYLVPDFSKIGDPELIIAAMGQAFFSLSLGVGCMMIYGSYLKPNENLPKLTFSVAMLDTGVAFLAGLLIIPALFIAQNNGVEVFQNGKLVGEGRLIFAILPELFATMGEIGLFVGLTFFVLMSIASLTSTISSTEIPVSFLVENHGFKRGQATWLVTFVLLISSGAIILNFDWLFGLVIQILTHYQLPLMGLFYFVTVGWVWRRGNQLALECSGKMYWFAQYVRFVCPVLMTAVFANVAFFK; encoded by the coding sequence GACTTGGTAATATTTGGGGGTTTCCCACTCAGGCAGCGAACCACGGTGGTGGCGCGTTTTTGCTGGTTTACTTTATCGTCATATTCTTACTGGCATTACCTGCTTTGTATACGGAGTTGTACCTGGGTCATCAGGCGCAAGCCAACCCGGTGAAAGCGCTTAAGCAGGCGTGGCAGGAAAAACAGCCTAAAATCGGTGCCTCTGCAGGTTACATCGGCCTTGCCGGTGCCATTGTCATGCTCAGTTTCTATTCTATTGTTGCCGGCTGGATGTTGGCGCATTCGCTCGAACCACTGGCTCGTTTAGTTGGCTGGGATGCAGCCAGCGCTTTTCTCTCAGGTGATTCGACCTTACGGAATTTTATCTTTACCCCAATGATGCTACTGCTGACGGCTGGCATTATATTACAGGGGGTTAAGTCAGGGATTGAAACCTGGTCTCGTCGACTCATGCCTGTGTTACTAATGCTGTTGGTAGCGTTGATCGCTTATATGGGCACACTGGAAGGCGCTTCTGCCGGGTTTAAGGCGTACCTTGTGCCCGATTTTAGCAAGATTGGCGACCCTGAATTGATCATTGCTGCCATGGGGCAGGCGTTTTTCTCTTTGTCTCTGGGTGTAGGCTGCATGATGATTTACGGCTCTTACCTGAAACCAAATGAGAACTTACCAAAACTAACTTTTAGTGTCGCAATGCTGGATACTGGTGTTGCCTTCCTGGCAGGGTTACTGATTATTCCTGCTTTGTTTATTGCTCAGAATAATGGTGTAGAAGTTTTCCAAAATGGCAAGCTGGTGGGTGAGGGCAGGCTTATTTTTGCTATTTTACCTGAGCTGTTTGCAACCATGGGCGAGATAGGTTTGTTCGTCGGGCTGACTTTCTTTGTACTGATGTCGATAGCGTCACTGACTTCAACGATTTCATCCACCGAAATTCCCGTGTCATTTCTGGTGGAAAACCATGGTTTTAAGCGTGGCCAAGCAACCTGGCTGGTGACCTTTGTGCTGCTGATAAGCTCAGGGGCTATTATCCTCAATTTCGACTGGCTGTTTGGTCTGGTGATCCAGATTTTAACCCATTATCAGTTGCCACTGATGGGCTTGTTCTACTTTGTTACCGTAGGTTGGGTATGGCGTCGTGGTAACCAGCTTGCTCTGGAGTGTAGTGGAAAAATGTACTGGTTTGCCCAGTATGTGCGTTTTGTCTGCCCGGTGCTGATGACAGCCGTCTTTGCCAATGTGGCGTTTTTTAAGTAA